In Arachis hypogaea cultivar Tifrunner chromosome 17, arahy.Tifrunner.gnm2.J5K5, whole genome shotgun sequence, a single window of DNA contains:
- the LOC112766831 gene encoding beta-glucosidase 13-like: protein MVKGSFDFIGLNYYTSTYATNTPCQNGRPSVFTDSCVRFTTLRNGLLIGPKAASDWLYIYPPGIQGLLEYTKEKFNNPIIYITENGVDEVNDGKMSLDDKWRIDYFSHHLLYLQRAIRNGVRVKGYFAWSLLDNFEWTAGYSLRFGLVYVDYKNGLRRYRKRSALWFKIFLHH from the exons ATGGTTAAAGGATCCTTCGATTTCATCGGGTTAAACTATTACACCTCAACTTATGCAACCAATACTCCTTGCCAAAATGGAAGGCCAAGTGTCTTTACAGATTCATGTGTTAGATTTACAA CTCTAAGAAATGGGCTTCTAATTGGTCCAAAG GCTGCTTCAGATTGGCTGTACATCTATCCACCAGGAATTCAAGGTCTTTTAGAGTACACTAAGGAGAAATTCAACAATCCAATCATTTATATAACAGAGAATg GAGTTGATGAGGTTAATGATGGTAAAATGTCACTTGATGACAAATGGAGAATAGATTATTTCAGTCACCACCTTCTGTATCTTCAAAGGGCCATAAG GAATGGTGTGAGGGTAAAAGGTTACTTTGCATGGTCCTTGTTGGACAATTTTGAATGGACTGCTGGCTACTCTCTTCGTTTTGGACTTGTCTATGTTGATTACAAGAATGGCCTCAGAAGATATCGTAAAAGATCAGCTTTGTGGTTCAAAATATTTCTCCACCATTAA